One stretch of Leadbetterella byssophila DSM 17132 DNA includes these proteins:
- a CDS encoding cob(I)yrinic acid a,c-diamide adenosyltransferase yields MPKIYTKTGDKGQTSLVGGSRISKGHIKIESYGTVDELNAWIGVLRDLPENESRKDLLKEIQDRLFTIGADLASEPEQTRKKIPSLYPADVELLEKAMDEYTEQIPPLRAFVLPGGHLSVSYAHVARTVARRAERQVIRLAEQEEVEPLIIIYLNRLSDYLFVLSRKLTQELGTEENAWKARH; encoded by the coding sequence ATGCCAAAAATTTACACGAAAACGGGAGATAAGGGTCAAACCTCATTAGTAGGTGGCTCCAGAATATCCAAGGGACATATCAAAATTGAATCTTACGGAACCGTAGATGAGCTGAATGCATGGATAGGTGTTCTAAGAGATCTACCCGAAAATGAAAGCAGGAAAGACCTGCTCAAAGAGATCCAAGATCGTTTATTCACGATTGGGGCGGATTTAGCATCTGAACCGGAACAAACTCGAAAGAAAATTCCTTCACTCTATCCAGCAGATGTAGAATTGTTGGAGAAGGCCATGGATGAATATACCGAACAAATCCCCCCTCTAAGGGCTTTTGTTTTACCTGGTGGCCATCTCTCGGTTTCTTATGCGCATGTAGCTAGAACTGTTGCCCGTAGAGCGGAACGTCAAGTCATCCGACTCGCAGAGCAGGAAGAGGTAGAACCTTTGATCATCATCTATCTCAACAGACTATCCGACTATCTATTTGTCCTATCTCGAAAACTCACCCAAGAATTAGGAACGGAGGAAAATGCTTGGAAAGCGAGACATTAA